One stretch of Rhizoctonia solani chromosome 8, complete sequence DNA includes these proteins:
- a CDS encoding glyoxalase/bleomycin resistance protein/dioxygenase, producing MDDLEAVPEPEDDQDERARQIVHSLSTGHTTYRLILAEISNAAWFIVKGLGYVDQRRGHGKIPPVEMAIDHVSNGSVSDLQASKVFYEKALAPLGYKLIHDISPYAIGFGTGSYKADFWLSGPDPNGSRTGEVKNTMHIAFAGTRAQVHAFHEAAIQAGGKCNGAPGFRPQYHPLYYGSFILDPDGNNVEVVNHGSTWQWIWYFAGVQLGFIKPTESNYKKD from the exons ATGGACGACTTGGAGGCAGTGCCGGAGCCGGAAGACGATCAG GATGAGAGAGCACGCCAAATTGTCCACAGCTTATCCACTGGTCAT ACCACTTACCGTTTAATTCTAGCCGAAATCAGCAACGCGGCTTGGTTCATTGTCAAGGGATTAGGTTACGTTGATCAGCGGCGCGGCCACGGCAAGATA CCACCAGTCGAAATGGCCATCGATCACGTCAGCAATGGCTCTGTGAGCGATCTACAAGCCTCAAAGGTTTTCTACGAGAAAGCCCTTGCTCCACTAGGTTACAAACTCATA CATGATATTTCCCCTTACGCCATTGGGTTCGGTACTGGCTCTTACAAAGCAGACTTTTGGCTCTCGGGCCCTGACCCCAACGGGTCCCGTACTGGCGAAGTAAAGAATACCATGCACATTGCGTTCGCGGGGACTCGGGCACAAGTTCACGCATTTCATGAGGCGGCTATACAAG CTGGAGGGAAATGTAATGGTGCACCTGGATTCCGCCCGCAATATCACCCACTCTATTACGGATCATTTATCTTAGATCCTGATGGTAATAACGTCGA GGTCGTCAATCATGGCTCAACCTGGCAATGGATTTGGTATTTCGCTGGAGTTCAGCTTGGATTCATCAAACCGACAGAAAGCAACTATAAAAAGGATTAG
- a CDS encoding tyrosinase produces MHRAFVFTAATALVSSVLGSPVARSCSSPYTRKEWRELSTTEQTQFITALKCLGELPHSTLVPTNYTAGIVSVNPSSSRYDDFVYAHMDTNVKDHFTGLFLPWHRWYLTAFEKELRTQCDYTGYLPYWDWSLDSGNVVASPVFSSSTTTGFGSFGVAPGYQVTDGAFATVQRAYPTPHVIARNFKAKPFEEQVFPFEFTTPDLLAADTFTPAKITEIVNGFSGDFIGFAAHMDGVRAQGMHNAAHLMTRPGDLSNPSHSPNDPLFFLHHANLDRIWDKWQRKSTANAAAYGGGSVQDLAAYDTYPVGAPPNVDTTWALPTSGLDSALAVSDVMSTTGGYLCFVYSEFTGSA; encoded by the exons ATGCATCGCGCTTTTGTTTTCACTGCCGCAACGGCCTTGGTCTCGTCTGTTTTGGGGTCTCCGGTCGCCAGGAGCTGCTCGAGCCCGTACACTCGCAAAGAATGGCGAGAACTGAGCACTACCGAGCAGACTCAGTTCATCACAGCCCTCAAG TGCTTGGGCGAGCTGCCTCACTCGACTTTAGTCCCAACCAACTACACCGCTGGGATCGTCAGCGTCAATCCCTCGAGCTCTCGATATGACGATTTTGTCTATGCTCACATGGACACTAACGTCAAGGATCACTTTACTGGTC TATTTTTGCCATG GCATCGATGGTACCTTACAGCATTCGAAAAGGAACTCAGGACTCAGTGCGACTATACGGGATACCTTCCTTACTGGGATTGGTCTCTAG ACTCTGGCAATGTAGTAGCTTCGCCCGTGTTCTCATCCAGCACCACGACTGGGTTTGGCTCATTTGGCGTCGCTCCTGGTTACCAAGTCACCGATGGGGCTTTCGCGACCGTTCAGCGCGCGTATCCTACCCCTCATGTTATCGCTCGTAATTTCAAGGCCAAG CCTTTCGAAGAGCAAGTGTTCCCATTCGAGTTTACTACACCCGACCTACTGGCAGCCGATACATTCACACCGGCAAAGATCACAGAGATTGTTAATGGGTTCTCCGGAGACTTTATTGGATTTGCTGCTCATATGGATGGCGTCCGCGCCCAAGGAATGCATAATGCTGCCCACCTTATGACGCGCCCTGG CGATCTGTCTAACCCATCGCACTCTCCTAATGATCCCCTATTTTTCCTTCACCACGCG AACCTCGATCGCATCTGGGATAAATGGCAACGAAAGTCAACCGCCAACGCTGCTGCTTATGGCGGTGGTAGCGTGCAAGATCTAGCTGCGTACGACACTTACCCAGTTGGTGCACCTCCAAATGTCGATACAACATGGGCACTCCCGACCTCCGGCCTCGATTCAGCGCTGGCGGTTAGCGATGTGATGTCGACTACCGGAGGGTATCTGTGCTTCGTGTACAGTGAATTTACGGGTTCGGCCTAA
- a CDS encoding short chain dehydrogenase, with translation MSSQPWNCALITGGGGGLGKVFAQSLIKRGKKVYLAGRTESNLAQTTKEIGAAGYFVVDVGNTSSLPAFVDKVTKEAPEIDCLLNNAGIQKPLNFEKGADLNAITQEINTNITGLVHLCALFIPHLRQKQHASIQNVASGLAYVPIAVVPVYCATKAFVKSFTLSLREQLRSTNISVIEISPPLVESDLHRDHDNPNNNKKSNSPHALTQEEWIAHVEKGWDEGKEEIGAGFSQSGIDAWRKSFGELHSKMASQSH, from the exons ATGTCTTCTCAACCATGGAACTGTGCGCTTATcactggtggtggtggag GTCTGGGTAAAGTGTTTGCTCAATCACTAATTAAGCGTGGGAAGAAAGTTTACCTTGCCGGGCGGACCGAATCGAATCTGGCACAAACGACCAAGGAAATTGGTGCTGCAGGATATTTTGTTGTCGATGTCGGTAATACATCCTCACTCCCTGCTTTCGTGGATAAAGTCACCAAAGAAGCTCCGGAGATCGACTGTCTACTCAACAACGCTGGAATTCAA AAACCCCTCAACTTTGAGAAGGGAGCCGACCTGAACGCAATAACCCAAGAAATCAATACGAACATCACCGGCTTG GTACATCTTTGTGCGCTCTTCATTCCTCATCTTAGACAAAAGCAACATGCATCTATCCAAAATGTCGCTTCTGGATTGGCATACGTCCCGATTGCTGTAGTTCCAGTGTACTGTGCAACCAAG GCGTTCGTAAAGAGTTTCACTCTTTCACTTCGCGAACAATTGCGTTCTACAAACATAAGCGTTATTGAGATCTCTCCGCCTCTGGTCGAGAGTGACTTGCACAGGGACCATGATAATCCAAACAACAACAA GAAATCAAACTCCCCTCATGCGCTTACTCAAGAAGAATGGATTGCGCATGTTGAGAAGGGGTGGGACGAAGGGAAAGAAGAGATTGGTGCTGGATTTTCGCAATCTGGGATTGACGCGTGGCGCAAGTCATTTGGGGAGTTGCATAGTAAGATGGCCTCTCAATCTCACTAA